One stretch of Cohnella algarum DNA includes these proteins:
- the nirD gene encoding nitrite reductase small subunit NirD, giving the protein MNKLLVGNVAEIDKKGARTVRVDDLEIALFRLSDGDVLAVENKCPHKAGKLSEGMVCGSTVHCPLHDWKIDLRDGRVQEPDTGCVTTFDVEVDSASGSIYVKL; this is encoded by the coding sequence ATGAACAAGCTGCTGGTTGGGAACGTCGCGGAAATCGATAAAAAGGGCGCGCGGACCGTCCGGGTGGACGATTTGGAAATTGCCCTGTTTCGGCTCTCGGACGGAGACGTTCTGGCGGTTGAAAACAAATGCCCGCACAAAGCGGGGAAGCTTTCGGAAGGCATGGTGTGCGGAAGCACGGTGCATTGCCCGCTGCACGACTGGAAAATCGATTTGCGGGACGGGCGCGTGCAAGAGCCGGATACCGGCTGCGTCACGACGTTCGACGTCGAAGTCGATTCGGCGAGCGGGTCGATCTACGTTAAGCTGTAA
- the cobA gene encoding uroporphyrinogen-III C-methyltransferase has product MAGNKPGYVSIVGAGPGDPELITLKALRRIEAADVLLYDRLVSEELLDYAREDAVRVYCGKAPGRHAMPQERIQALMMEHASQGKHVVRLKGGDPFVFGRGGEEALAMAAAGIPYEVVPGVTSAIGASASTGIPLTHRGLGASVAIVTGSRCHDHDAPVRWDKLADGVDTLVIYMGVSQLGHIREQLLLYGKNRQTPVALIERGTTSGQRVWTGTLDNVEKLAAAMKLSNPALIVVGEVVKVRERLLRLDEEVRSRIG; this is encoded by the coding sequence ATGGCCGGAAACAAGCCCGGGTACGTATCGATCGTCGGAGCGGGGCCGGGAGATCCGGAGCTGATCACGCTGAAGGCGCTGCGGCGGATCGAGGCCGCCGATGTCCTTTTGTACGATCGTCTGGTTAGCGAGGAGCTGCTCGACTATGCAAGAGAAGATGCGGTTCGCGTCTATTGCGGAAAGGCGCCGGGCCGGCATGCGATGCCGCAGGAGCGGATTCAGGCGCTGATGATGGAGCACGCCTCGCAGGGCAAGCATGTCGTCCGGCTGAAAGGCGGAGACCCGTTCGTCTTCGGCCGGGGCGGAGAGGAGGCGCTGGCCATGGCGGCGGCGGGCATTCCTTACGAAGTCGTGCCCGGCGTCACGTCGGCCATCGGAGCTTCCGCTTCAACCGGCATACCGTTGACGCATCGGGGGCTCGGGGCATCCGTCGCCATCGTCACCGGCAGCCGCTGCCACGATCACGACGCCCCCGTCCGCTGGGACAAGCTTGCGGACGGCGTCGATACGCTCGTCATTTATATGGGCGTCAGCCAGTTGGGCCATATTCGCGAGCAGCTTCTGCTTTACGGGAAAAACCGGCAGACGCCCGTCGCGCTCATCGAGCGGGGAACGACAAGCGGTCAGCGGGTCTGGACCGGCACGCTGGACAACGTCGAAAAGCTGGCGGCGGCCATGAAGCTGAGCAACCCCGCCCTCATCGTCGTGGGAGAAGTCGTCAAGGTGCGGGAACGGCTGCTTCGGCTCGACGAGGAAGTCAGGTCTCGAATCGGGTAG
- a CDS encoding C40 family peptidase, whose translation MKLLGLSILAFGIAAAGSFGASAGHAAAAPAAKFADVGQANEQGNIANAATPAADSSKIEQVIAEGMKYKGTPYEFGADRESDAAFDCSSFLRWIFRETLGVTLPGDSRAQGDYVKNNGSVVTDIGQLKRGDLVFFMEYKGGDEADYAGIDKSSERITHVGIYLGDGNLLHTYSVESGGVTVTSIVGNSWEHRFLFGGSAL comes from the coding sequence ATGAAACTTCTTGGACTATCGATACTTGCTTTCGGGATCGCGGCCGCGGGTTCATTTGGCGCATCCGCCGGTCATGCCGCGGCGGCGCCGGCTGCGAAATTCGCAGACGTCGGCCAGGCGAACGAACAAGGCAACATCGCGAATGCGGCAACTCCGGCTGCCGATTCGTCCAAAATCGAACAAGTTATTGCCGAGGGCATGAAATATAAAGGAACTCCTTACGAATTCGGGGCGGACCGGGAGTCGGACGCGGCGTTCGACTGCTCCTCGTTCCTGCGCTGGATTTTCAGGGAAACGCTCGGCGTCACGCTGCCGGGCGATTCTAGGGCCCAGGGCGACTACGTGAAAAACAACGGTTCCGTCGTCACGGACATCGGCCAGTTGAAGCGCGGGGATCTGGTGTTCTTTATGGAATACAAAGGCGGAGACGAAGCCGACTATGCGGGAATCGACAAATCGAGCGAACGCATTACGCACGTCGGAATTTACCTTGGCGACGGCAATTTGCTGCACACGTACTCCGTCGAAAGCGGCGGCGTGACCGTCACCTCGATCGTGGGCAATTCGTGGGAGCACCGCTTCCTGTTCGGAGGCAGCGCGCTGTAA
- a CDS encoding LiaF transmembrane domain-containing protein has translation MKKGNGLAIVLILIGILLLVGKLGNLFGFLIGLLIPLLVIGLGVIGWRNGNRFIGGILMVIGGFMLLGKLSAVIFWIAAIGLIVFGITMLTRNRTRRI, from the coding sequence TTGAAAAAAGGAAACGGATTGGCCATCGTGCTCATTCTCATCGGCATCCTGCTGCTAGTCGGCAAACTCGGCAACCTGTTCGGATTTTTGATCGGCCTGCTGATTCCGCTGCTCGTTATCGGATTGGGCGTAATCGGCTGGAGAAACGGCAACCGATTTATCGGCGGCATCCTGATGGTCATCGGCGGTTTCATGCTGCTGGGCAAATTGTCCGCCGTCATCTTTTGGATCGCCGCGATCGGCCTGATTGTTTTCGGAATTACGATGCTGACCCGTAATCGGACAAGACGAATATAG
- a CDS encoding PspA/IM30 family protein — protein sequence MSVIKRVRDMTVATLNDRLENSEDPVRLIDQFLWSTHQEIVQCEQLQRQYAAHTEHLLRQWKDAVQWKNRREEQALTALKAGEEHVAKMALQDKVAFEEKAIRYEGLYEQSKGELAELEQLLQELRDEYRLVYDQRQFYLARMESLRLQQRLNARFGPGAAEGPANMFRKLNDRLTDIELETKSLRDLRRMGQETSYHEGTAAQNAIDRELEQLKRKLQQGG from the coding sequence ATGAGCGTCATCAAACGGGTTCGTGACATGACCGTTGCCACCTTGAACGACAGGTTGGAAAACTCGGAAGACCCGGTCCGCCTGATCGATCAGTTTTTGTGGTCGACCCACCAGGAAATCGTCCAATGCGAACAGTTGCAGCGCCAATACGCCGCGCACACCGAACACCTGCTCAGGCAATGGAAAGATGCCGTCCAATGGAAAAACCGGCGCGAGGAACAAGCGCTTACGGCTTTGAAAGCAGGAGAAGAACATGTCGCCAAAATGGCGCTTCAAGATAAAGTCGCTTTCGAAGAGAAGGCGATCCGATATGAAGGTCTCTACGAACAAAGCAAAGGCGAGCTTGCCGAACTGGAGCAGTTGCTGCAAGAATTGAGAGACGAATATCGGCTCGTATACGATCAGCGCCAATTTTATCTTGCCCGAATGGAGTCCTTGCGGCTGCAGCAGAGGCTTAACGCGAGATTCGGGCCGGGAGCGGCGGAAGGCCCCGCCAACATGTTCCGCAAGCTGAACGACCGCCTGACCGATATCGAGCTTGAAACGAAGAGCTTGCGGGATTTGCGCCGAATGGGCCAGGAAACGTCTTATCACGAGGGAACGGCCGCCCAGAACGCGATCGACCGCGAGCTGGAGCAGCTCAAACGCAAACTGCAACAAGGAGGTTAA
- a CDS encoding PspC domain-containing protein, with amino-acid sequence MRKLYRSTRDRKIFGICGGLSDFLGVDATLLRILLVVVTVFSAGSLVFVYLIAGFIIPQEPTHHAFGSGPYGTPYGDPWNGGTRPGPTNYGWTPPAGSPPPAGQGWTPGQSGYGGTAGYTAAKPQPSATPRETEGLDAMMEDIEKKALRKELEELKARIAKFEEQSKGE; translated from the coding sequence ATGCGCAAATTGTACCGTTCGACCCGAGATCGCAAAATATTCGGCATCTGCGGCGGGCTGTCCGATTTTCTGGGCGTAGATGCAACGCTGCTGCGCATCCTGCTTGTTGTCGTCACCGTTTTTTCGGCCGGATCGCTAGTGTTCGTGTATTTGATCGCCGGGTTCATCATTCCGCAGGAACCGACTCATCACGCATTCGGTTCCGGTCCCTACGGAACCCCGTACGGCGACCCTTGGAACGGCGGAACGCGGCCGGGCCCGACCAATTACGGCTGGACGCCTCCGGCGGGCTCTCCCCCTCCGGCGGGACAGGGCTGGACCCCCGGACAAAGCGGTTATGGCGGCACGGCGGGTTATACGGCGGCAAAGCCCCAACCTTCCGCGACGCCGCGGGAGACGGAAGGACTCGACGCCATGATGGAAGATATCGAAAAAAAAGCGCTCCGCAAGGAACTGGAAGAACTGAAAGCACGCATTGCCAAATTTGAAGAACAATCGAAAGGGGAATAA
- a CDS encoding PspA/IM30 family protein, translated as MGVFQRMKDMTKASIHDMLDKLEDPIVMLNQYLRDMEKEIHEAEVTVAKQMAAERRLKQRLDEAIRIGAERESQAEQALRAGNETLARKLLEEKVYYDKQANDVLGLHDQAQAQVSELTTQLHEMKDEYYKLRNKRNELSARAQMAKARKQMAQISSLHTIESGSAARGFHRMEEKIMQMEAEADVVRMPGSPLSASPINVDPEKTFRVEQELAALKSRIAPSAPAQNTASSDE; from the coding sequence ATGGGTGTATTTCAACGGATGAAGGATATGACGAAGGCTTCCATTCACGACATGCTGGACAAATTAGAGGACCCGATCGTCATGCTGAACCAATACTTGCGCGATATGGAAAAAGAAATTCACGAAGCGGAAGTGACGGTCGCCAAGCAAATGGCCGCCGAACGCCGTCTGAAGCAGCGCCTCGACGAGGCGATCCGCATCGGCGCCGAACGCGAATCGCAAGCCGAACAAGCGCTGCGCGCAGGCAACGAAACGCTTGCCCGCAAGCTTCTGGAAGAGAAAGTTTATTACGACAAGCAAGCGAACGACGTGCTCGGCCTGCACGATCAGGCGCAAGCCCAAGTGAGCGAGCTGACGACGCAGCTGCACGAAATGAAGGACGAGTACTACAAGCTTCGCAACAAGCGCAACGAGCTTTCGGCCCGTGCCCAAATGGCAAAAGCCCGCAAGCAAATGGCTCAAATCAGCTCGCTTCACACGATCGAAAGCGGCTCCGCCGCCCGCGGCTTCCACCGGATGGAAGAAAAAATCATGCAAATGGAAGCCGAAGCCGACGTCGTCCGCATGCCGGGCTCGCCGCTCAGCGCTTCTCCGATCAACGTCGATCCGGAAAAAACGTTCCGCGTCGAACAGGAGCTGGCCGCGCTGAAGAGCCGTATCGCTCCTTCGGCTCCCGCGCAAAACACCGCATCCTCGGATGAATAA
- the liaF gene encoding cell wall-active antibiotics response protein LiaF, producing the protein MKSISNQALVFIAAGCYLMLGGIAGYLTANTIVLLVLGVDRFKRDRNRLAAVLIAIAVLTLIINEFGLVVAIVLISLGLFYRKTKPQAGGNFVSRHRLLLHLRLDRPSWILRSMAYWHAFGESRVDLTMAVPEERETTVVLQGIVGDAEWIVPEDYGLQIEASVLLGQIHWNAIQEGGVAQKVVWRSPDYEQKEHQVKLQLFYLVGNIRIRQM; encoded by the coding sequence TTGAAGTCGATATCGAATCAGGCGCTTGTGTTCATCGCGGCCGGCTGCTATCTCATGCTCGGCGGAATCGCGGGTTACTTAACGGCGAATACGATCGTTCTCCTTGTTCTGGGCGTGGACCGGTTCAAAAGGGATCGCAATCGGTTGGCCGCCGTCTTGATCGCGATTGCCGTCTTGACGCTGATCATCAATGAGTTCGGCCTGGTCGTCGCGATCGTGCTCATCTCGCTGGGCTTGTTTTATAGGAAAACGAAGCCGCAAGCCGGGGGGAACTTCGTCAGCAGGCACCGGCTGTTGCTGCATCTGCGTTTGGACCGGCCTTCCTGGATTCTCCGCTCGATGGCGTATTGGCACGCGTTCGGCGAATCGCGAGTGGACTTGACGATGGCCGTGCCGGAAGAGCGGGAGACGACCGTCGTACTGCAAGGCATCGTCGGCGACGCCGAATGGATCGTTCCGGAAGATTACGGGCTGCAGATCGAGGCTTCCGTTTTGCTCGGCCAGATCCACTGGAACGCGATCCAAGAGGGAGGAGTCGCCCAGAAAGTCGTCTGGCGATCCCCGGATTACGAGCAGAAGGAGCATCAGGTGAAACTCCAGCTGTTCTATCTCGTAGGGAATATAAGAATTCGGCAGATGTAG
- a CDS encoding sensor histidine kinase: protein MVWRHMGETVLFSLGIGFVIVYLLESQDLAAPFESWSTIISFGLTAIGVLIVAGAAYGFYRSYPIRNRLEWMRDSMLMLEKGNPAPPLPDMGKDEIGRLAEQLSRISRKWEEQVATLQRLSTNNTELAVKVRTSAVIEERQRLARELHDAVSQQLFAISMTATAVGRTLEQDFDRARRQVELIEEMAAVAQSEMRALLLHLRPVHLDGKRLADAIPELVKEMQAKVPVNISLDMDEDLPLNKGMENHLFRMVQEALSNTLRHAKATKMDIALHRRGDSVRLAIRDNGVGFDVLEKKQTSYGLVSMEERANELGGSFNVASAPGKGTRIEIRVPITAEERGWNDGGVQSDPSPAGG from the coding sequence ATGGTATGGCGTCATATGGGCGAAACCGTTTTATTTTCCCTCGGCATCGGTTTCGTCATCGTATATTTATTGGAAAGTCAGGATCTTGCCGCTCCCTTCGAGTCCTGGTCGACGATCATCTCCTTCGGGTTAACGGCGATCGGCGTCCTCATCGTTGCGGGGGCGGCATACGGATTTTACCGGAGTTATCCGATCCGGAACCGGCTCGAATGGATGCGCGATTCGATGCTCATGCTCGAAAAGGGGAATCCGGCGCCTCCGCTGCCCGACATGGGCAAGGATGAAATCGGCCGATTGGCGGAACAGCTGTCGCGCATCAGCCGAAAGTGGGAAGAGCAGGTGGCGACGCTGCAGCGCCTTTCGACCAACAATACGGAGCTTGCGGTGAAGGTGCGGACGAGCGCGGTGATCGAAGAACGGCAGCGGCTGGCGAGGGAACTGCATGACGCGGTCAGCCAGCAGCTTTTTGCTATTTCCATGACGGCCACCGCGGTCGGCCGGACGCTCGAGCAGGATTTCGACCGGGCGAGGCGGCAAGTCGAACTGATCGAGGAAATGGCCGCCGTCGCCCAGTCCGAAATGCGGGCGCTGCTGCTTCATTTGCGTCCGGTCCATCTCGACGGCAAGCGGCTGGCCGATGCGATTCCGGAACTTGTAAAGGAAATGCAGGCCAAGGTGCCGGTAAATATTTCGTTGGATATGGACGAGGATTTGCCGCTTAATAAAGGAATGGAGAATCACCTGTTCCGCATGGTGCAGGAGGCGCTGTCCAACACGCTGCGCCATGCCAAAGCCACGAAGATGGACATCGCCCTGCACCGCCGCGGAGACTCGGTAAGGCTGGCGATTCGCGACAACGGCGTCGGTTTCGACGTTTTGGAGAAGAAACAGACGTCTTACGGCCTGGTCAGCATGGAGGAGAGGGCGAACGAGCTCGGCGGCTCCTTTAACGTGGCAAGCGCCCCGGGCAAGGGGACGAGAATCGAAATCAGAGTGCCGATAACGGCGGAAGAAAGAGGTTGGAACGATGGCGGAGTACAATCCGATCCGAGTCCTGCTGGTGGATGA
- a CDS encoding response regulator: MAEYNPIRVLLVDDHEMVRIGLAAVLGTEDGIEVVGEAGNGAEGLRLAKAYNPDVVLMDLVMEGMDGIETTRRLLEEHPNCRVIVLTSYLDDEKMYPVIEAGAFSYLLKTSRASEIADAIRAAARGQAVLESQVASKMMNRFRKPVSASSMPHEELTDREMEVLQLIAQGKSNQEIADELFIGIKTVKYHLTNLFGKLGVEDRTQAAIYAHRNGIAK; the protein is encoded by the coding sequence ATGGCGGAGTACAATCCGATCCGAGTCCTGCTGGTGGATGACCATGAAATGGTCCGAATCGGACTGGCGGCCGTGCTGGGGACCGAAGACGGCATCGAGGTCGTAGGCGAGGCCGGCAACGGAGCCGAAGGCTTGCGTCTGGCCAAAGCCTATAATCCGGATGTCGTGCTGATGGACTTGGTGATGGAAGGGATGGACGGCATCGAGACGACGCGCCGGCTTCTGGAAGAACACCCGAATTGCCGCGTCATCGTCCTGACGAGTTATCTCGACGACGAGAAGATGTATCCGGTCATCGAAGCCGGCGCCTTCAGCTATTTGCTCAAAACGTCGCGCGCTTCCGAAATCGCGGATGCCATCCGGGCGGCCGCCCGCGGCCAGGCCGTGCTCGAGTCCCAGGTCGCTTCCAAAATGATGAACCGGTTCCGCAAGCCGGTTTCGGCATCCTCCATGCCGCACGAGGAATTGACCGATCGGGAAATGGAAGTATTGCAGCTGATCGCCCAAGGAAAATCGAACCAGGAAATCGCCGACGAACTGTTTATCGGCATCAAGACGGTAAAGTACCATTTGACGAATTTGTTCGGCAAGCTCGGAGTCGAGGATCGCACGCAAGCTGCCATCTATGCCCACCGAAACGGAATCGCCAAATAA